The stretch of DNA TACTTCGCATCAGAGCAGCGAATTTCTGCAGAAATTTTAAGGCTTGCTTTTTTTGATTTTTGTACAAAAAATAAACCACTGAATTAATAGCATTAAATAAGAAATGCGGTTTTAGTTGACTCCTTAATGATTTCTGCTCTGCTTCTGCCAATTCTTTTTCCAAATTCTTTTGGGCTATAATATGACGAATATAAATCGCAACAGCTAACACAATAAGCGTGGTAATTAACAATAGAAAACTCCAGGTTTGTGTAAAATGGGGATAAATTTCAAAAGACAGTTTTATTCCTTTTTTTTGCCATTCACCATTCTTCTTTTTGGTTTCTATCATCAACTCATAATAATCAGGCGCTAGATTATTGCAATTGATTTGAGGCAATTTGGTATATACCCAATCTTTAGATTGGCTCTTCTGATTACTTAGCCGATAACGATAACTAACAGAATTTGTTGCATTAAATGACAATGCTAAAAAATCAACTACAATATTATATTGATTATAAGACAGCGTGTAGTGGTCTTTTAGCGTTACAGCGTTGCCATTGATGCGAATTTGTTTTATATAAATTGGTATTTCAAAATCAAATTTTGCAGGCGATAAGACTTTTTGAGGAAGCTGAGCTATTCCCCTATCTGTAGCAAACCAAAGCATAGCTCCTTGAATCAGTATGTCATTAACTCCATTGGAGGGCAAATAATTATGAACATCAAATGTTTTTGAAAATTTAATTTTGCCCTCAACAATTGTTAGACGATTTGCTCCTTGATTGGTTCCTACCCATAAAGTAGAGTCATTTTCAGCCGTTAAACAATGTACAAATACATTAGACAATCCATCCAATGTTGTCCATTGTTGAAGAACCTGAAAAGTTGTTGGATCAAGGACAATGATTCCGTTTCCCTTGGTGCCTACTAAAAGATAATTTTGAAAATAATTTATCGCCAGAATACTTTGCGATAAGAGTCGATTTTGTTTTCCTAAACTAACCAACTCCCCTCGATCTTTGTGATAATAAAAAAGTCCCTTTGTTGTCCCTAACCACCATTCATTTTTTGCTTTTTTCTCAATAGCATTAATCCAATGATTTTTGCAAAGCTGTTCTTTTTGAAAATTTTTATCAATTTCCCAAAGGCCTTTAGCATAGCCAACCATTATTTTTTCTTCGTCTTTATCCACAAAAATGGATTTTCCTGAATAGCGATGACTGGTATAGTATTTTTTATCGAACAGCAAATCCCCTCCTTTCTGTTCTCCTATAAAGCCATTAGAAACAAGCAACTTATTTTGCCACTTTTTAAGATCATATAAATCTATTGATGGGTCAATCGTTCTCACTGCTTTCTCAAATGGATAATGCTGATTCAGTTGATAAACACGATTCCCCCCAACGCCTATTATTTGATCGTTATAAGCTACAATCTTAACGATTTTCATTGCTTCTTCCTTAAAAAAGTGAAGCAACTCCCAATGGCTTATAACAAACACTCCTTTATTAAGTGTTGCTAGCCAATAATTCCCTTCTTTATCTTCATAAATTGAAGCAATTCGAACATCTTTGAAAAAAAGTTTAGGCTTATCCAAAAATGGTGCAGCGCCATAAAAAAGAAGCCCTTTAGTTGTAGACAACCAAAGTTGTTCCTTCTGATCTAAGTAAGCAGACAAAATAACCTTGTCTTGCTGTTTCAACTTTAATTGAAAAAGAGAATTTTTAATGCGATCATATATAAACACAAGATCATTCTTAAAAAAAACTTGTTTGGAATCCGAAGATATATATTCTCTCTTAACACCTCCTACATCCAAAAGGTTAGCCACAGCAACCTGATGTTCTTTTAGCTCCCCCTTCCAAGTTTGTCCCTTAACAGCTTTATTGGCATTGGTTAGTAATAAACTGGTCGTTTCATTTAATAGTAATAAACTCGTGTTTTTAAGATTGGGATCGTCTAATATGGTAAGATAGAGTATGGTATCCTCAACCCCTACCCGATAATATTCCTTACCATCAATATTTTTCACCCTAGTTGTAAAATACAGGACATCATTAGAGTCAACTGCGACATTCGCAAAAGAAGCACGATAATTGAGTATTTTTTCGATTTGTGTATTTGCTGGATGCTGAATAATCGTGTCCTTGTCCCAATAACATAAAGTCCCTGACATGCCTAAAAACCATAGGCGATTTTTATAGTCTTGATAAATTCTGAAGACGGTATTTTCTACCAATCCATTTGCTGTTGAAAACAACTCAAAATCCTGCCCGTTATACCGTACCACTCCATGGTCTGTACAAATCCAAATAAACCCTTTATTGTCTTGTGTTACTTGATAAGTTTCATTGCTAGGCAATCCATTTTCCAAATTCCAATTAACAGAATTTACTTCTTGGGAATACATTGGATTGGCTACTAAAAAGCAAAAAATCAAATGGATAATGTACTTCATTATTGGTAAGGATTCATAATCTAATTGTTTTAAGATATGGATTTAAAACAACATATACAAAAGCCTCTAAGCTGATATTTCCGCTGATTCCTAAACCAAATACACAGTTATCAAAAACATAAGCACATTGGTTGATGGAGCGTTGACACTTGTTAAATCTCACTTTTTTTCCCTTAAAAAGTGCCCTAATTTTGGGCTATAAGAAATGATCACAGCTATCCTATTTTTTGTTTTGTACTTCCCTCCACAAACACTTAACAGTTATAAGTTGGATCCATCTTTTAAATCTAAACTAAGTAGATGGTCAAAATTATACAAGATTAAAATTTCAGTACATTTTTTAACAAAATTCAAATTTATTATGAAAATTCATATTTTTTTAGCGCTTCTTTGTCTTTGGCTCCTCTCTACAGGAAGTGCCGTTGGGCAAACTGATTTTACTTTAAAATTCAAAGTTTGGAAAAACACTGCCAATGCAGCCAATTACCTTGGTGAGTACCATTTTAATGCAGGTCATCCTCATAATTTTGGAAATTCTGTGCCCCCCAGTATTACGAGTCAATTATGCCCAGGAGATCGTTTAGTTTTAGAAAATCGCTGTATCTATAAGGGAAATCCACATTCTTTTCATGGAGGTTCAACAACGGCTGGAGGCAATAATCGATATGGAGAATGCACAATTGGTTTAACCAGTAGCAACCACTGTTCAAGTACTAATAATCCTAATTATATCCTTCACTTGGCAGACATTAGCTCTATTTCGACTTATAATTCTAGTTTGCCAACCTACCAAAGCTGGTCCAACTGGAATTATGGCACCCAAAAAACAATTACGCTTCCTCGCTATAATTCTACCGCAACAAACGGAAATATCTACCTTGCTATTTCTGCGGGATTCTTTGCAAATAAGGTTAACAATTGCGGTTGTGGGGCACGTTATTATTTTATTGGGCTTAACCTCAAAAGAGGTGTAGACCCCATTGGCGATCAAAGCATTTGTTCAGGAGATGCTGTCAATCTAGGGTTAAATCCAAACTACAGCTATACCAACTGGAGTCCTAACAACCCAAATGGAACACCCCTCAATACAACAACAGATTATACAGTAAATGTAACCAATACTGCGACAGGATGTTCGATTACTGATGAGTTTGAAATCAAAGTTCACAGCCCTACCCAAGAACTTATTACAACAACGGTTTTATGTTATACCGAAAGCCTTTTGCTTACTAGTCAAAATTTGCCCGATCTTACCTCAAAAATTATTGTTGATGGCGAAGTCATTTATGATGTATTGGCAGGCATTAATTTATTGCCCTTAACGATTAGTGGCTCCATACAAGGTGCAGGAGTGATTAATATTGAATATGTATATTGGGTAGATGATCGCTACAGTGCCATTTGTACCAAAACATACCAACTCCTAATTGACGAGCAAATTATCACAGATTTACAAAGTAGTTATCCGATTTGTGGTGGTTATTTCCAACCTATTTGCATCAATAGCAGTGGATCACCACAGCCCAATGTAATGTATCAATGGTCAAGTGGAGGAAATCTACTCTCAACGAATAGCTGTTTTACGCCAACAGCTTATGGAAACTATTCCCTATATGCCTATACCCCAGCAGGCTGTTTTATAACCCGCAGCTTTAATGTCTATGATCCAGGAGTAGGAATTGAAGCGCCCGAAGATATAACCTATTGTTCCTTGACCGAAACTCCTCCAAGTGTGATTGGGTGGGATCAAAATCCTTTTTCGTTAACAACATTCTATGGTATTTCTTGGAGTTATCAAGACTTGAATGGAACTGTAACTACAATACCTACTTCTGGAGGACACTATCAGATACCTTACATGGGAGATGGTACGTACACCGCTTCTGTTGTGACAGGCAATGGGTGTTCAGAGGTATTCACCATCACAGTAATGGATGCACTGCAAACGTTTAACAGCCATCCTGCTGCCCAGTTTAATACAATAACATTAGGAGGAAATCAATTCGCTTGTTCCCCCTTGGCTAGTGTACCAGGGTCAGATATATGGGAAGTTTTAGACGCAGCTGGCAATCTTGTTCCACACATTCCCTATCCCAGTAATAATCCGTATGGAATTAAATATACCTCTTTGACAGGAGCGCCCTATACCGTTATTTTAAAAAGATACCTCTTTGATGAATGTATCATTTACACTTGCTCAAATAAAGGCATGGAACGAATCCAAGAACGAAATCAGTCTATCGATATCACCAAGGAATTAACAGTTAGCACGTTTCCTAATCCAACAAATGGATTGGTCAATATCCAATTATCAAACGCATCTAAGCCCAATACTTCTATTCAGGTAATGAATAGTTTAGGGCAGGTAATTTTAGAAACCGAAGTACAAGAACAGCACAACATTGAACTTGACTTAAGTAAAGAAAATAGTGGCGTTTATATGATCCAACTCACCAATGGAGAGGATAAATTGATTGAGAAAATAATTAAACAATAAGTTGAAGGTATAAGAACAGCACACTAAATAGTAATTAAACTAGTGTGCTGTTTTTTTTCATCATAGCACCTTCTATTCTTATCAACACAAAAAAAGGCAACACAAAAATATTGTGTCACCTCTTCTTCAAACCAGCTCTACCCCTAAAACCGA from Aureispira anguillae encodes:
- a CDS encoding sensor histidine kinase; the encoded protein is MKYIIHLIFCFLVANPMYSQEVNSVNWNLENGLPSNETYQVTQDNKGFIWICTDHGVVRYNGQDFELFSTANGLVENTVFRIYQDYKNRLWFLGMSGTLCYWDKDTIIQHPANTQIEKILNYRASFANVAVDSNDVLYFTTRVKNIDGKEYYRVGVEDTILYLTILDDPNLKNTSLLLLNETTSLLLTNANKAVKGQTWKGELKEHQVAVANLLDVGGVKREYISSDSKQVFFKNDLVFIYDRIKNSLFQLKLKQQDKVILSAYLDQKEQLWLSTTKGLLFYGAAPFLDKPKLFFKDVRIASIYEDKEGNYWLATLNKGVFVISHWELLHFFKEEAMKIVKIVAYNDQIIGVGGNRVYQLNQHYPFEKAVRTIDPSIDLYDLKKWQNKLLVSNGFIGEQKGGDLLFDKKYYTSHRYSGKSIFVDKDEEKIMVGYAKGLWEIDKNFQKEQLCKNHWINAIEKKAKNEWWLGTTKGLFYYHKDRGELVSLGKQNRLLSQSILAINYFQNYLLVGTKGNGIIVLDPTTFQVLQQWTTLDGLSNVFVHCLTAENDSTLWVGTNQGANRLTIVEGKIKFSKTFDVHNYLPSNGVNDILIQGAMLWFATDRGIAQLPQKVLSPAKFDFEIPIYIKQIRINGNAVTLKDHYTLSYNQYNIVVDFLALSFNATNSVSYRYRLSNQKSQSKDWVYTKLPQINCNNLAPDYYELMIETKKKNGEWQKKGIKLSFEIYPHFTQTWSFLLLITTLIVLAVAIYIRHIIAQKNLEKELAEAEQKSLRSQLKPHFLFNAINSVVYFLYKNQKKQALKFLQKFAALMRSTLENSQHSLILLEKEINHLQLYLEMEYERLSSGSSYRHDFEIVHLNKIDVKKWNIPPMLLQPLVENAIIHGLAPKEGNRKLLIVLEEIDNGLRIKIEDNGIGRARAKEIKKQFFVKKTSQGLNLLKQRINTINKLLHVHIKISVEDVVDDFNCSTRFILHFPSTLKNK
- a CDS encoding T9SS type A sorting domain-containing protein, whose translation is MKIHIFLALLCLWLLSTGSAVGQTDFTLKFKVWKNTANAANYLGEYHFNAGHPHNFGNSVPPSITSQLCPGDRLVLENRCIYKGNPHSFHGGSTTAGGNNRYGECTIGLTSSNHCSSTNNPNYILHLADISSISTYNSSLPTYQSWSNWNYGTQKTITLPRYNSTATNGNIYLAISAGFFANKVNNCGCGARYYFIGLNLKRGVDPIGDQSICSGDAVNLGLNPNYSYTNWSPNNPNGTPLNTTTDYTVNVTNTATGCSITDEFEIKVHSPTQELITTTVLCYTESLLLTSQNLPDLTSKIIVDGEVIYDVLAGINLLPLTISGSIQGAGVINIEYVYWVDDRYSAICTKTYQLLIDEQIITDLQSSYPICGGYFQPICINSSGSPQPNVMYQWSSGGNLLSTNSCFTPTAYGNYSLYAYTPAGCFITRSFNVYDPGVGIEAPEDITYCSLTETPPSVIGWDQNPFSLTTFYGISWSYQDLNGTVTTIPTSGGHYQIPYMGDGTYTASVVTGNGCSEVFTITVMDALQTFNSHPAAQFNTITLGGNQFACSPLASVPGSDIWEVLDAAGNLVPHIPYPSNNPYGIKYTSLTGAPYTVILKRYLFDECIIYTCSNKGMERIQERNQSIDITKELTVSTFPNPTNGLVNIQLSNASKPNTSIQVMNSLGQVILETEVQEQHNIELDLSKENSGVYMIQLTNGEDKLIEKIIKQ